Genomic DNA from Desulfuromonas versatilis:
GAGCACGGCAGTCTGGATGGTCATGTGCAGGCAGCCGGCGATGCGCGCCCCCTGCAGCGGCCGACTGGCGCCGAACTCCTCGCGCAGGGCCATCAGCCCCGGCATTTCGGTCTCGGCGATCTCGATCTCCTGGCGGCCCCATTTGGCCAGTGCAAGGTCCTTTACCTTGAAGTCGTCCTGGGTGATGCTAGCTTCCATGATGTTTTTCCACTCCTTGAAGGTTAATGGCGGTTCTGTTCAATCAACGGCCGCGGCGGCCCTCGCCGCGCTAAGGATGAATGCCCCCTGCTCGCCGGGCTGCCCGACGAGCGCCTGATAGTCCTGCACCGTGAACCCCGTGGCGCTCAGCCACCCTTGCAGCTCTTTTTGCTCGAAACCGAGCCACTGATCGGCCAGCCGCTCGCGGACCCATTCGAGCTCGTGGCGCTGCAGGTCGGCAACCAGCAGCCGGCCGCCAGGGGCAAGCACCCTGTTGAGTTCGCACAGCACCGTCTGGGGCTGAAGAGCATGGTGAAACACCATGTTCAGCAGCACCACGTCAACCTCCCCATCCGACAGGGGGAGATGATCCATTTCGCCAAGCCGCAGGTCGATGGAAGCGAGCCCCGCGCCGGCCAGCCGCTCTCGGGCCTCGCGCAGCATGGCCGGCGAATGGTCGACGCCGATCAGCCGCCCCGCCCTGGATGCCAGGGCCGCCAGCAGGGCGCCGCTGCCTACCCCCACCTCGAGAACGACCCGGCCCGGTTCGACCATGGCAACCAACTGATTGCGATAATCGGCCACCGGCAAGATCTTCCCGGCCAGCTCGTCCCAGTCCCGGGCATGCTGATCAAAGAAACGCTGGCTGCGGTTGCGCTGCTCCTCGAGCAGCCGGGCGAGCTCGGCCATGTCCCGCCGGTGCTCAGGCAGGCCCGCCTGGCGCCGCTGCAGGCTCGGCCAGATTTCACCGAACAGCCCCTCGGCGCCGTTCACCCGGTAATACCCCCAGGTCCCCTGGCGTTTGACCGAGAGGATGCCGGCCCCGACCAGGATCTTGAGATGGCGCGATATCCGCGACTGGCCCATGCCCAGGACCACGGTCAGGTCCTGGACGGTCAGTTCCCCCTGCGAGAGCAGGGCGATCAACCGCATGCGGGTGGGGTCGGCGAGAGCTTTCAGGGTTGCGAGCATATAAATCAGGTCCGCGAAGATTACTAAATCAACTTTTCCTGATTTAACATATCGACCCTGGCTGGTCAAGGGACAAAAAAGGGGCGGATCGTTTCGATCCGCCCCCTGCCGCTTCAGGCGCAGCTCCCGACTACATCGCGAGCATCAGGTTGTGCAGGACACCGGTGTTTTTTTCCACGAGCTGCAGGCGCAACTGAACCGCGGAGGGAGCTTCCCCCGGGAAGAAGAGGAACCCCCGGGCGAGGGTCCCCGGTTGGATGGCTCGGTTTTCCAGTTGCTTGTTGGCCAGGTCCCGGGAAATCTGCCGGCCTGTCTCCTCGGAGCTGGCCGCATTGGCACCACCGATGATCGCGCCACCGGCCACACCGGCCGCCGCCCCCTTCATCGCAGCATCGCCGACATTTTCCCCGGCCAGAATGCCAATGGCCGCACCGATCAGGGCACCGCCGGCGGCCCCGAGGGTGGCCCCCTTGCCGGCCCCCTTGCCGATGGTTCCGAACTCGGAACTGCTCTCCACCCGGCTGTAAGCCGTCCGGCTGTCGAGCAGATTCCAGTAGTTGCCCTGGGCATCGATCAGGAAGGTTTGACTGGGAACGATCTCGAGCGCGTGTTTGCCGGCGTTGTCGATCACGATCTGCACGGGCAACAACCCGGCGCCCCGAATGTCGAAGCCGAAAGCCTGCTTGGCTGCCTTCTTGTCAACGAAGGGCTCGGCGGCGACCTGGGCGCCTCCGGCCATCTGCATCCCCTGATAGGCTGCCGGTGGCCTGAAGGGCACCTCCTGGCTCGTATAGGTGGTGCACGCGACCAGCAGAAGCGCGCCCAGCATTGCGAACAGAACCTGATACCAAGACTTTCTGGACATAGACACCCCCGTATAAGAAAACTCTTGCTGATATTTTACCACAGCTGGTAGGCCGAACAACAACATCAAGCCCTCAGCCCTGCCCAGGTGGCGAAATAACCTGCAGCGTCGCGGTACCGTGGGCCACCAGCCTCCCCTCCCCGTTGACCACCCGCACCGCCAGGCTCACGGTGCGCCGGCCC
This window encodes:
- a CDS encoding ArsR/SmtB family transcription factor, producing the protein MLATLKALADPTRMRLIALLSQGELTVQDLTVVLGMGQSRISRHLKILVGAGILSVKRQGTWGYYRVNGAEGLFGEIWPSLQRRQAGLPEHRRDMAELARLLEEQRNRSQRFFDQHARDWDELAGKILPVADYRNQLVAMVEPGRVVLEVGVGSGALLAALASRAGRLIGVDHSPAMLREARERLAGAGLASIDLRLGEMDHLPLSDGEVDVVLLNMVFHHALQPQTVLCELNRVLAPGGRLLVADLQRHELEWVRERLADQWLGFEQKELQGWLSATGFTVQDYQALVGQPGEQGAFILSAARAAAAVD